From the genome of Acidobacteriota bacterium, one region includes:
- a CDS encoding SDR family oxidoreductase gives MRILITGGAGFLGRHLCAAMLKQGHEVLCVDNLLTGRHENIEQFEQGPSFRFILQEATTPFQIEGPLDAVVHMACPASPPDYLRFPIQTLEVGTIGTRNLLALALAKNARFLLTSTSEVYGDPKVSPQTESYWGNVNPIGPRSVYDEAKRASEALTMAYHRCHGLDTRIARIFNTYGPWMRVNDGRVISNFIVQALQGKELTVYGDGTQTRSFCYVIDLIDGLTRLLLAGSDSRETGAQGEDWGIHYPINLGNPREETIVNIARIITEITGSSSTVGFHPLPADDPKVRCPDISRARGLLGWEPKVLLEDGIASTISYFRKCVG, from the coding sequence ATGCGAATTCTGATTACGGGGGGTGCAGGTTTTCTCGGCAGACACCTTTGCGCAGCGATGCTTAAGCAGGGCCATGAAGTTCTTTGCGTGGACAATCTCCTGACGGGGCGGCACGAAAACATAGAACAGTTTGAACAAGGCCCGTCATTCCGTTTTATTCTTCAGGAGGCCACTACTCCCTTTCAAATTGAAGGACCCTTGGATGCTGTCGTTCACATGGCCTGTCCGGCCAGCCCGCCTGATTATCTTCGGTTCCCAATTCAAACCCTCGAGGTGGGGACTATCGGAACCCGCAACTTGCTGGCGTTAGCCTTAGCTAAAAATGCACGCTTTCTGCTCACCAGCACTTCGGAGGTATATGGCGACCCGAAAGTGAGCCCGCAAACAGAAAGCTATTGGGGCAACGTGAATCCCATTGGTCCCAGGAGTGTGTATGATGAAGCCAAGCGTGCTTCCGAAGCTTTGACAATGGCCTACCATCGATGCCACGGGCTTGATACCCGGATCGCGAGAATATTCAATACTTACGGTCCGTGGATGCGTGTGAACGATGGCCGCGTGATTTCGAATTTTATTGTTCAGGCCCTGCAGGGGAAGGAACTGACAGTTTACGGCGACGGAACCCAAACAAGGAGTTTCTGTTACGTCATTGATCTTATCGACGGCCTGACCCGCCTCTTGCTGGCTGGCTCTGACTCCCGCGAGACGGGCGCACAGGGAGAAGATTGGGGAATCCATTATCCGATCAATTTGGGCAACCCGAGGGAAGAAACAATCGTTAATATCGCGCGAATCATCACGGAAATCACTGGAAGCTCGAGCACGGTAGGTTTTCATCCCTTGCCCGCCGACGATCCCAAGGTCCGCTGCCCAGATATCTCCCGAGCGCGTGGCCTGCTCGGGTGGGAGCCGAAAGTCCTCCTGGAGGATGGAATCGCTTCCACAATCAGTTACTTTAGAAAATGTGTTGGCTGA
- a CDS encoding polysaccharide biosynthesis tyrosine autokinase, with translation MDSNEITPINQTGNVERLNGHYLREEDVLDVLPEESPRLLDYWHVMLKRRWAVLTCLLIVFTTVAIGTFKQKPIYAGKILIEINPEEPQVLSFQQIAQAGPSWDLQSYRETQYQILKSRSLAERVVRDLRLYRYPEFYQSRSFLGLVAKDPEKIPSASDPNPPDPNSDAYLNSVTNFMRAVVVNPIERSNLVEVAFYSQDAAVAARVANQLGEDYIDQNLQVKWNEALKASEWLSGRLVELKAKLKASEDALQAYAAKNSILFIQNAVNAQAQSMANARLEQLEEEYTRAQADRAQKEAQYSLVHTGKVQDLPGVLDNRLIQTLEQNLSDLRRQYSELTATVKPGYPKAMALKKQIETLQANLDHQKQALTQNIAQQYDAAVVREKYLNSLVSQQESLVDVVSQKTIQYNILKREVDTNRSLYDGVLQRMKEAQVAAGLNASNIMVVDPAQVPKGPAKPRVILNLAVGFILGLSLGVGLAFLQEYLDNTLKTPDEVEFLLRLPSLGLIPSVHLNGSSKSLEHGITAIGKGSNGLYGLALQKDPTAVEAFRSLRTSILLSAHPVPKVLLVTSALPGEGKTTTTVNLGATLASLGSKVLILDCDMRRPACHRATGVRNSPGFVQCLTRRVQLSEAILPVNGIPNLSIIPCGPVPPNPAEVLSSPLTVELLKRLHTEFEYVLVDSPPILSVADSRILATITDAVVLVTRACETPYDIVRRARALLYGAGARILGVALNEVQIHRSNYGGKYGYYQQYGYGYGNNHEANGPEA, from the coding sequence ATGGACTCAAACGAAATAACGCCGATCAATCAGACGGGTAACGTAGAGCGCCTCAACGGGCATTACTTGCGCGAAGAGGATGTTCTGGATGTCTTGCCCGAAGAGTCGCCACGGCTGCTTGACTATTGGCATGTGATGTTGAAGCGGCGGTGGGCTGTCCTGACTTGCCTGCTGATAGTCTTCACAACTGTGGCAATCGGAACTTTCAAGCAAAAACCCATTTACGCCGGCAAAATTCTGATTGAGATTAATCCAGAAGAGCCTCAAGTGCTGAGCTTCCAGCAGATCGCTCAGGCCGGACCCTCGTGGGACCTTCAGAGCTATCGCGAAACGCAGTACCAGATTCTAAAGAGCCGTTCGCTTGCAGAACGCGTGGTGCGCGACTTACGCCTCTACCGGTACCCCGAGTTTTATCAAAGCCGGAGTTTTTTGGGTCTGGTCGCAAAAGATCCTGAAAAAATTCCTTCCGCATCAGACCCGAACCCGCCGGACCCCAACTCGGATGCGTATCTTAACAGCGTGACCAATTTCATGAGAGCTGTGGTGGTCAATCCTATTGAACGCAGCAATCTTGTAGAAGTCGCCTTCTATTCTCAGGACGCGGCGGTGGCGGCGCGCGTCGCCAATCAGCTAGGGGAAGACTATATCGATCAGAATCTTCAAGTGAAGTGGAATGAAGCTTTGAAGGCGTCGGAATGGCTCTCCGGACGCCTGGTTGAGTTGAAGGCAAAGCTCAAAGCTTCTGAAGACGCCCTGCAGGCATATGCGGCGAAGAATTCAATCCTTTTCATTCAGAACGCCGTGAATGCGCAGGCGCAAAGCATGGCCAATGCTCGTCTGGAACAGCTTGAGGAAGAGTACACCAGGGCTCAGGCTGACCGGGCCCAGAAGGAAGCTCAATACAGCCTGGTCCACACAGGGAAGGTACAGGATCTTCCAGGAGTTCTTGACAACAGACTCATTCAAACACTCGAGCAAAACCTCTCTGACCTAAGGCGCCAATATTCAGAACTGACTGCTACCGTAAAACCCGGATATCCGAAAGCGATGGCCCTCAAAAAGCAGATTGAAACGCTTCAGGCTAATCTCGACCACCAGAAGCAGGCACTCACGCAGAACATCGCGCAACAGTACGACGCTGCCGTCGTGCGGGAGAAGTATCTGAACAGCCTGGTTAGCCAGCAAGAAAGCCTTGTGGACGTCGTCTCTCAAAAAACCATCCAGTACAACATCCTGAAGCGCGAGGTAGACACGAACCGGTCGCTATACGACGGGGTGCTCCAGCGGATGAAGGAAGCCCAGGTTGCTGCAGGGTTGAATGCCAGTAATATCATGGTGGTGGATCCGGCCCAGGTGCCCAAAGGACCGGCCAAGCCTCGTGTCATACTCAACCTTGCCGTTGGTTTTATCCTGGGCCTGAGTCTGGGCGTCGGCCTGGCATTCTTGCAGGAATATCTCGACAATACACTCAAGACGCCTGATGAAGTGGAGTTCCTGCTTCGACTGCCTTCTCTGGGTCTTATCCCATCGGTCCATCTGAATGGTTCATCAAAATCATTGGAGCATGGAATCACCGCCATCGGGAAAGGGTCCAATGGACTATACGGCCTTGCATTGCAGAAGGATCCTACCGCTGTAGAGGCTTTTCGCTCGCTGCGAACTTCGATCCTTTTGTCCGCTCATCCTGTACCCAAAGTTTTGCTTGTAACCAGCGCTCTTCCGGGTGAAGGCAAAACCACTACAACGGTAAACCTGGGTGCGACGCTGGCCAGCCTCGGCAGCAAAGTTTTAATTTTGGATTGCGATATGCGGCGGCCTGCCTGCCATCGGGCCACAGGGGTAAGAAACAGCCCGGGATTTGTCCAATGCCTGACGAGAAGGGTCCAATTGTCAGAGGCCATTTTGCCGGTCAACGGAATTCCCAATCTTTCCATCATCCCCTGCGGACCCGTCCCTCCAAATCCTGCGGAGGTGCTGTCGTCGCCACTGACGGTGGAACTGCTTAAGAGGCTCCACACAGAATTTGAGTATGTGCTCGTAGATTCTCCACCCATTTTGAGCGTCGCTGACAGCCGTATCCTTGCTACCATCACTGATGCAGTGGTCCTGGTCACACGGGCCTGTGAAACGCCTTATGACATTGTTCGCAGGGCCAGGGCATTGCTGTATGGGGCGGGGGCACGTATTCTCGGTGTGGCGCTGAATGAGGTCCAGATACACAGATCGAACTACGGCGGCAAGTACGGCTACTACCAGCAATATGGTTATGGATATGGCAACAACCACGAGGCGAACGGCCCGGAGGCATAA